A stretch of the Ostrea edulis chromosome 9, xbOstEdul1.1, whole genome shotgun sequence genome encodes the following:
- the LOC130050599 gene encoding starch-binding domain-containing protein 1-like — MEIKEKTVWVQFRTHYVTNSEDLVLGITGSLPELGQWNVTRAVVADEIPKSSGEWVVLIELTANVTFDWKWVVLSQENATMTAFRWEERDNRSTELQGQGQRCYAAWNDDAAYEIIPKFPVDEWKWMDDGDQDDEEQSPESEHVPPRRVDVGYLTSVVVSSYQDIRHKVVAFCQSIRGIFRRG, encoded by the exons ATGGAAATTAAAGAGAAGACTGTGTGGGTCCAATTTCGGACCCACTATGTTACCAACAGCGAAGATCTTGTTTTGGGTATCACTGGTTCCCTCCCAGAGTTAGGGCAGTGGAATGTGACACGAGCTGTAGTTGCAG atGAAATTCCCAAAAGTTCAGGAGAATGGGTTGTTTTAATCGAACTTACAGCAAATGTCACGTTTGACTGGAAGTGGGTGGTACTTTCCCAGGAAAATGCTACGATGACCGCATTCCGGTGGGAAGAGCGAGATAATAGAAGCACTGAGCTGCAGGGACAGGGTCAACGATGTTACGCCGCGTGGAATGACGACGCGGCGTATGAAATCATCCCCAAATTTCCAG TTGATGAATGGAAATGGATGGATGATGGTGATCAGGATGATGAAGAACAATCTCCTGAGAGTGAACATGTTCCCCCGAGGCGTGTAGATGTAGGCTACCTTACTAGTGTCGTGGTATCATCCTATCAGGATATCCGACACAAAGTGGTAGCCTTTTGTCAGTCGATAAGGGGGATTTTCAGAAGAGGCTGA
- the LOC130050600 gene encoding uncharacterized protein K02A2.6-like — protein MADYMSRHPVTSTQHRNWSEEYVNFITLESLPRSMELDDVRRATINDVTLQKAIEFTRTGDWHTMKDIGLDDVDSEELKAISSIRDELTVNSDNLLLRGTRIVLPKTLQDKVIDIAHKGHQGMTKTKAFLRSKVWFPHVDGRVENRITNCKPCQLLIPERHNMEPLQMSEQPWGPWENPSMDFCGPLPTGEYLFVIIDEYSRYPIVEVVKSVSARSTIPVLDKVISVFGIPRVIKSGNGSPFQSHDCRSTGMQSTWVLHIDG, from the coding sequence ATGGCTGACTACATGTCAAGACACCCAGTTACCTCAACACAACACAGGAACTGGTCGGAAGAGTATGTGAATTTTATCACGTTAGAATCACTTCCACGTTCGATGGAATTGGATGATGTGAGGCGAGCCACAATAAACGACGTAACACTACAAAAGGCTATTGAATTCACACGGACAGGGGATTGGCACACAATGAAGGATATTGGACTGGATGACGTTGATTCTGAAGAACTTAAGGCGATTAGTTCAATACGTGATGAACTGACTGTGAATAGTGACAATCTATTATTACGTGGTACTCGCATTGTTCTTCCCAAAACGCTGCAGGATAAGGTCATAGACATTGCACACAAAGGCCATCAGGGGATGACTAAAACAAAAGCTTTTCTACGATCTAAAGTTTGGTTTCCTCACGTGGATGGAAGAGTGGAGAATCGTATCACAAACTGCAAACCGTGTCAACTCTTGATTCCAGAACGACATAATATGGAACCCCTGCAGATGTCCGAACAACCTTGGGGACCTTGGGAAAACCCCAGCATGGACTTCTGTGGACCACTCCCGACTGGAGAGTATCTTTTTGTGATAATTGATGAGTACTCTCGTTACCCTATCGTTGAAGTTGTGAAATCAGTCTCGGCAAGGTCCACTATTCCTGTACTCGATAAGGTCATTAGCGTGTTTGGTATTCCAAGAGTTATCAAGAGTGGTAATGGTAGCCCATTTCAGTCACATGATTGCAGAAGTACCGGTATGCAGAGCACATGGGTTTTACACATAGACGGATAA